In Pseudomonas sp. R76, one genomic interval encodes:
- a CDS encoding CoA-acylating methylmalonate-semialdehyde dehydrogenase yields MSLIQHLINGELVNDSGRSADVYNPSTGQVIHQVPLASRETIQQAIDSAKAAFPAWRNTPPAKRAQVMFRFKQLLEQNEARISQLISEEHGKTLEDAAGELKRGIENVEYACSAPEILKGEYSRNVGPNIDAWSDFQPLGVVAGITPFNFPAMVPLWMYPLAIVCGNCFILKPSERDPSSTLLIAQLLQEAGLPKGVLSVVHGDKGAVDALIEAPEVKALSFVGSTPIAEYIYSEATKRGKRVQALGGAKNHAVLMPDADLDNAVSALMGAAYGSCGERCMAISVAVCVGDQVADALIAKLVPQVKALKIGAGTSCGLDMGPLVTGQARDKVSGYIEDGVASGAELVVDGRGLSIAGHEEGFFLGGSLFDRVTPEMRIYKEEIFGPVLCVVRVNSLEAAMQLINDHEYGNGTCIFTRDGEAARLFCDEIEVGMVGVNVPLPVPVAYHSFGGWKRSLFGDLHAYGPDGVRFYTRRKAITQRWPQRASHEASQFAFPSL; encoded by the coding sequence ATGAGCCTTATCCAGCACTTGATCAACGGTGAGTTGGTCAACGACAGCGGCCGTAGCGCCGACGTGTACAACCCGTCTACCGGCCAGGTGATTCACCAGGTGCCGTTGGCCAGCCGTGAAACCATTCAACAGGCGATCGACTCGGCCAAGGCGGCGTTCCCGGCCTGGCGTAATACTCCACCGGCCAAGCGTGCCCAGGTGATGTTTCGTTTCAAGCAATTGCTGGAGCAGAACGAAGCACGTATCTCGCAGTTGATCAGCGAAGAGCACGGCAAGACCTTGGAGGACGCTGCGGGCGAATTGAAACGCGGTATCGAGAACGTCGAGTACGCGTGCTCGGCGCCGGAGATTCTCAAGGGCGAGTACAGCCGTAACGTGGGGCCGAATATTGATGCCTGGTCGGACTTTCAGCCGCTGGGCGTAGTGGCGGGTATTACACCGTTCAATTTCCCGGCGATGGTTCCGCTGTGGATGTACCCGCTGGCGATTGTCTGCGGTAACTGTTTCATCCTGAAACCTTCGGAGCGTGATCCAAGCTCTACGCTGCTGATCGCGCAATTGCTGCAGGAAGCCGGGCTGCCTAAAGGCGTGTTGAGCGTGGTGCACGGCGACAAGGGCGCGGTGGATGCGCTGATCGAAGCGCCGGAAGTCAAGGCGCTGAGCTTTGTGGGCTCGACGCCGATTGCCGAGTACATCTATTCCGAAGCGACCAAACGCGGCAAACGCGTGCAGGCACTGGGCGGGGCGAAGAACCACGCGGTGTTGATGCCGGATGCAGACCTGGACAATGCCGTGAGTGCATTGATGGGCGCGGCGTATGGTTCCTGCGGTGAGCGTTGCATGGCCATCTCGGTAGCGGTATGCGTGGGAGATCAGGTGGCGGATGCGTTGATTGCCAAGCTGGTGCCGCAGGTGAAGGCGCTGAAGATCGGCGCAGGCACTTCGTGTGGCCTGGATATGGGGCCGTTGGTGACGGGCCAGGCGCGGGACAAGGTCAGTGGCTATATAGAAGACGGTGTGGCTTCGGGCGCTGAGCTGGTAGTGGATGGTCGTGGGTTGAGTATTGCGGGCCATGAAGAAGGCTTCTTCCTCGGTGGCAGCCTGTTTGATCGCGTGACCCCTGAGATGCGTATCTATAAAGAAGAGATCTTTGGGCCGGTGCTGTGTGTGGTTCGGGTGAACAGCCTGGAAGCGGCGATGCAGCTGATCAACGACCATGAATATGGCAACGGCACCTGCATCTTTACGCGTGACGGTGAAGCTGCGCGCCTGTTCTGTGACGAAATTGAAGTGGGCATGGTCGGTGTGAACGTGCCACTGCCGGTACCGGTGGCGTATCACAGCTTTGGCGGCTGGAAGCGCTCGCTGTTTGGCGACCTGCATGCCTATGGGCCGGATGGGGTGCGTTTCTATACGCGTCGCAAGGCGATTACCCAGCGCTGGCCGCAGCGGGCCAGTCATGAAGCGTCGCAGTTTGCCTTTCCTAGTTTGTAA